Proteins from a genomic interval of Yoonia sp. GPGPB17:
- the pcaG gene encoding protocatechuate 3,4-dioxygenase subunit alpha has protein sequence MTDDLRKNALPPTNEDTIGPYFPIYFRDKTLEDLTSLGEGVVGGPQGTQIIIRGRVFDRHGNLANGVLLEIWQANAKGVYRSPANAGHPDVDPWFNGYGRQRTATGEYAFRTIKPGAASGRAPNITFTIFSDGINRIVTQMFFEHQPENDGDPVLNVLGPDDQARLIARHDGRTADGAEVYLFDIVMAGDNETPFFDDLES, from the coding sequence GTGACAGATGATCTTCGCAAGAACGCCTTGCCGCCAACAAATGAAGATACCATCGGCCCGTATTTCCCGATCTACTTTCGCGACAAGACACTGGAAGATCTGACAAGCCTGGGTGAGGGGGTTGTCGGCGGCCCCCAAGGTACGCAAATCATCATCCGCGGTCGTGTCTTTGACCGGCACGGCAATCTTGCCAACGGCGTGTTGCTGGAAATCTGGCAAGCAAATGCGAAAGGCGTCTATCGTTCGCCAGCAAATGCGGGACACCCAGACGTTGATCCGTGGTTCAATGGATACGGACGCCAGCGCACCGCAACAGGTGAATACGCTTTCCGCACCATCAAGCCCGGTGCAGCAAGTGGTCGCGCGCCAAACATTACCTTCACGATCTTTTCGGACGGCATCAATCGTATCGTCACACAGATGTTCTTTGAACATCAGCCCGAGAACGATGGCGACCCTGTCTTGAACGTGTTGGGCCCCGACGATCAAGCGCGGCTGATCGCGCGTCATGATGGCCGTACCGCCGACGGCGCTGAGGTTTACCTGTTCGATATCGTGATGGCGGGCGACAATGAAACACCATTCTTTGATGATCTTGAAAGCTAG
- a CDS encoding IclR family transcriptional regulator: protein MPESSNHKVYFVPGLQRGLRVLEILGAADEPMSISDIGRAMDLSRSSTFRLIYTLNQMGFLKDGEQKNTYTLGARVLNLGFAYLNQQPITSIARPYLANLRDRTEVSAHLSVLEGADVLYLGSHQARSGFVSNMVTGTRTQAYASAIGWCLLGSHSDDDLKTFCENIEMSVFTDETPTTFAMLRDRVKAARKQGYVFSKGFREPGGSSVAVPVRDNTGRVVACVNVSGPDSGFDFDRIESFYVPETKATALQISRELGYAGAE, encoded by the coding sequence ATGCCAGAATCTTCCAATCACAAAGTCTATTTTGTTCCAGGCCTGCAACGCGGCTTGCGCGTATTGGAGATATTGGGCGCGGCGGATGAACCCATGTCGATCAGCGACATTGGCCGCGCGATGGATCTGAGCCGGTCTTCGACTTTTCGGTTGATCTACACACTTAATCAAATGGGCTTTCTGAAGGATGGCGAACAGAAAAACACCTATACGTTGGGGGCGCGTGTCCTCAATCTTGGGTTTGCCTACCTCAACCAGCAACCCATTACTTCGATTGCGCGTCCTTATCTGGCCAATCTGCGCGACCGAACGGAAGTCAGTGCGCATCTGAGCGTGTTGGAGGGGGCGGATGTTCTCTATCTGGGTAGTCATCAGGCCCGCAGCGGCTTTGTATCCAATATGGTCACCGGTACGCGGACACAGGCCTATGCCTCGGCCATCGGCTGGTGTTTGTTGGGTAGCCATTCTGATGATGACCTTAAAACGTTCTGCGAGAACATAGAGATGTCGGTTTTCACAGATGAGACGCCAACAACCTTTGCCATGCTGCGCGATCGCGTAAAGGCTGCGCGAAAACAGGGCTATGTTTTCTCTAAGGGATTTCGCGAACCCGGAGGGTCGAGCGTCGCTGTGCCTGTGCGCGACAACACCGGGCGTGTCGTGGCCTGCGTGAACGTGTCCGGCCCTGACAGCGGCTTCGATTTTGACCGGATCGAGAGCTTTTATGTGCCCGAAACCAAAGCAACCGCGCTGCAAATCTCGCGCGAATTGGGATATGCAGGCGCTGAGTGA
- a CDS encoding BKACE family enzyme yields MTCKTILTCAVTGNLMTPETSPHLPVTPAQIADEALNAAKAGASIVHLHVRDPETAKGSMDLALYRELVARIREKNEDVILNLTTGEGGRFVPSKDDPKIADPGSTLCAPEKRVAHVEALKPEICTLDFNTMWSGQASVINAPWNLEQMAERIYAAGVKPEIEVFDSGDLHMVKDFVKRGIIKTPLMVQMVLGVRFGAVANPETMAFLVSQLPEGTEWAAFGIGRMAFPMLAQAYLLGGHVRIGMEDTAYIAKGEHCRSNAQLVEKGVSIVESLGGSIATPDEARQILGIVS; encoded by the coding sequence ATGACCTGCAAAACTATCCTGACCTGCGCGGTCACAGGCAACCTGATGACGCCAGAGACAAGCCCGCACCTGCCTGTAACCCCAGCCCAGATTGCCGACGAGGCTTTGAATGCTGCAAAAGCGGGGGCCTCAATTGTTCACTTGCACGTACGTGACCCCGAAACAGCGAAGGGGTCTATGGACCTTGCGCTTTACCGTGAACTGGTCGCGCGCATTCGTGAAAAGAATGAAGATGTTATCCTAAACCTGACGACGGGCGAAGGCGGCCGCTTTGTGCCTTCAAAAGATGATCCAAAGATTGCAGATCCGGGTTCAACCCTCTGCGCACCGGAAAAACGTGTGGCGCATGTTGAGGCGCTGAAGCCAGAGATTTGCACGCTCGACTTCAACACGATGTGGTCCGGCCAGGCCAGCGTGATCAATGCGCCGTGGAACCTCGAACAGATGGCCGAGCGGATCTACGCCGCTGGCGTAAAGCCGGAAATCGAAGTCTTTGACAGTGGCGATCTGCATATGGTCAAGGATTTCGTCAAACGTGGCATCATCAAGACCCCGTTGATGGTGCAAATGGTGCTTGGGGTACGGTTTGGAGCGGTCGCCAACCCGGAAACAATGGCTTTTTTGGTCAGCCAGTTACCTGAAGGGACCGAATGGGCAGCCTTTGGCATCGGGCGCATGGCCTTTCCGATGCTGGCCCAAGCGTATCTGTTGGGCGGACATGTGCGGATCGGCATGGAAGACACAGCCTATATTGCCAAGGGGGAGCATTGTCGATCAAACGCACAACTTGTCGAAAAGGGCGTGTCTATTGTTGAAAGTCTTGGTGGTAGCATCGCCACCCCTGACGAGGCGCGTCAAATTCTAGGTATCGTTTCTTAA
- a CDS encoding CaiB/BaiF CoA transferase family protein, whose translation MSNITVLDMTHVLAGPFCTYQMALLGADVVKIESPHNPDCARGRGPDAAANAQGLGLNYQTQGGNKRALALDISQPDGREALLSLVAQADVLVENYTTDAMARLKLDYGTLAQINPTLIYCSISGYGDSGPDAATGAYDNVIQAASGTIAQCGGEKPSVSFIDYSTGYAAAFAVSSALVQRVQTGKGCHISVSMLEVAMQMMSPEVAAVQHLVKSPRSKEAGITTYDTADGQLTLGVFHPAQYRKLSVLLAKLGHEIPELAMIQTWEDVWALPDATKASLVDVMLSRSCAEWVRDLRATDLPAEPVTSLAEAVENTQLAARGYFQPNPDGSPETLPVAAFHMTQGGPALTSGPPKIGQHSKDVLRAAGLDDSQIAALVAKGVVV comes from the coding sequence TTGAGCAACATTACTGTTCTAGACATGACCCACGTTTTGGCCGGGCCGTTCTGCACCTATCAAATGGCGCTGCTCGGTGCCGATGTCGTGAAGATTGAATCACCTCACAATCCAGATTGCGCCCGTGGACGTGGTCCCGACGCCGCAGCAAACGCGCAGGGCCTTGGTTTGAACTACCAAACCCAAGGCGGCAACAAACGCGCTTTGGCGCTTGATATCTCGCAACCAGATGGGCGCGAGGCGCTTCTATCTCTTGTCGCGCAGGCGGATGTGCTTGTTGAAAACTATACCACAGATGCCATGGCCCGGCTGAAACTGGACTATGGTACACTGGCACAGATCAATCCTACGCTGATTTACTGTTCGATCAGCGGCTATGGTGACAGCGGACCGGACGCGGCCACAGGTGCTTATGATAACGTCATCCAAGCGGCGAGCGGGACGATTGCACAATGCGGGGGCGAAAAGCCGAGCGTATCCTTTATTGACTATAGTACAGGGTATGCAGCGGCATTTGCCGTATCTTCAGCGTTGGTACAGCGTGTGCAGACCGGCAAGGGTTGCCATATCTCAGTGTCAATGCTGGAGGTCGCGATGCAGATGATGTCACCCGAAGTCGCAGCGGTGCAGCACCTGGTAAAATCGCCGCGTAGCAAAGAGGCTGGGATCACAACCTATGATACAGCCGATGGGCAATTGACACTTGGCGTGTTTCACCCCGCGCAATACCGCAAGCTGTCTGTGTTGCTCGCCAAGCTTGGCCACGAGATACCTGAACTTGCGATGATCCAAACTTGGGAGGACGTCTGGGCCTTGCCGGACGCAACAAAAGCATCGCTCGTCGATGTTATGCTATCTCGCAGCTGCGCGGAATGGGTGCGGGACTTGCGCGCGACCGATTTGCCTGCAGAACCGGTAACCTCGCTCGCCGAGGCTGTTGAGAACACCCAACTAGCGGCGCGCGGCTATTTCCAACCAAACCCGGACGGCTCGCCCGAGACGCTTCCGGTAGCAGCATTTCATATGACACAGGGCGGTCCTGCATTAACAAGTGGTCCGCCCAAAATAGGGCAGCACTCCAAAGACGTACTGCGTGCGGCGGGATTGGATGATTCACAGATCGCAGCATTGGTTGCGAAAGGCGTGGTCGTATGA
- a CDS encoding SMP-30/gluconolactonase/LRE family protein, whose amino-acid sequence MMRQPHILTATEFTTLPDALRHRGEPSAWAKMTRPGQQMHSFLEAAFFDEDRNLWLADVPYGRIFRISPDGVWDVMHQIDGEPHAMRIAPDGRHIAVDYRHGLIALNDQGRFENLSTGLPDQPFLGLSDMAYGPDRTLWFTDSGRTSLSDPTGRVYCLPQNGALRLVLDCVPYANGICLSPDGEWVYVAATRANQVWRFSSKLPKTGQPMVGTYLNLSGGLGPDGLAVNAVGWLAVAQAQAGRAYVFDTLGTLLFEVLLPKGLWTTSVTFHPDHANRLIIIDAQYGTVFHCDLPSQ is encoded by the coding sequence ATGATGCGTCAACCACATATCCTGACGGCGACAGAATTCACCACCTTGCCAGATGCCTTGCGACATAGGGGTGAACCTTCAGCCTGGGCAAAGATGACGCGTCCCGGGCAACAGATGCATTCTTTCCTTGAAGCAGCGTTCTTTGATGAGGACCGAAACCTCTGGCTGGCTGATGTGCCCTACGGTCGTATTTTCCGCATTTCGCCGGATGGTGTGTGGGACGTCATGCATCAGATTGACGGCGAACCCCACGCCATGCGGATTGCACCGGATGGGCGTCATATTGCAGTCGACTATCGTCACGGGCTGATTGCGCTGAACGACCAAGGCCGTTTTGAAAACTTAAGCACGGGCCTGCCTGATCAACCCTTTCTGGGCCTGTCTGATATGGCCTATGGCCCTGATAGAACGCTTTGGTTCACCGACAGTGGGCGAACCTCGCTTAGCGATCCAACCGGACGGGTGTACTGCCTACCCCAGAACGGTGCCTTGCGCCTTGTTCTGGATTGCGTGCCATATGCAAACGGCATCTGCTTGTCTCCTGACGGAGAGTGGGTCTATGTCGCCGCGACCCGCGCAAATCAGGTGTGGCGCTTTTCATCGAAGCTGCCCAAGACTGGTCAACCGATGGTGGGCACATACCTGAATTTGTCCGGCGGTCTGGGCCCTGATGGGCTGGCCGTCAATGCCGTTGGCTGGCTGGCCGTCGCACAGGCGCAAGCGGGACGCGCGTATGTGTTCGATACACTTGGCACCCTTTTGTTTGAGGTGCTGCTGCCAAAGGGGCTCTGGACCACATCCGTTACGTTCCACCCCGATCATGCAAACCGGCTTATCATCATCGATGCCCAATACGGCACGGTGTTTCACTGTGATCTCCCATCTCAATGA
- a CDS encoding dihydrodipicolinate synthase family protein: protein MNKDDLHGYVPAIATPFDDNGAIMEDAFVDLFEFLLSRGATCVCIAGDNGESWALSAEERGRLVRVAKDASKGRVPIMMGISAPTIDASLAYVHAAEENGADVLLSMPQTYVLKASEAELMNRFDKVSAATDKPLVLYNSPRRMGFSLTIDQTETLLNNHNVIGIKESQRDFFYHTHLLDRLGSKMSVMTGPCHYIMPAFALGAKGFIATGPEFTDLLPSEMAAIGTRAPGDTYRHAHKQLTVLYEMLMGTATWPASFKAALNLIGQPAGVPRDPVLPATQTDIDKIKRTFDDLGISYS from the coding sequence ATGAACAAAGACGACCTGCACGGCTATGTGCCCGCCATCGCCACACCATTTGACGACAATGGTGCGATTATGGAGGACGCATTTGTCGATCTCTTTGAGTTCCTCTTAAGCCGTGGGGCAACATGCGTATGTATCGCCGGTGACAACGGTGAAAGTTGGGCTTTGTCAGCCGAGGAACGCGGGCGTTTGGTACGCGTGGCAAAAGACGCATCCAAGGGGCGCGTGCCCATCATGATGGGTATATCAGCGCCGACAATTGATGCTTCGCTCGCCTATGTTCATGCGGCAGAGGAGAACGGCGCGGACGTCCTGTTATCAATGCCCCAAACCTATGTGTTGAAAGCATCCGAGGCTGAATTGATGAACCGGTTCGATAAAGTATCAGCCGCCACAGATAAGCCGTTGGTGCTGTATAACTCACCACGTCGCATGGGTTTTTCGCTGACAATTGATCAAACCGAGACGCTGCTGAACAACCATAATGTCATTGGGATCAAGGAAAGCCAGCGTGACTTTTTCTACCACACGCATCTGCTGGACCGCTTGGGCAGCAAGATGTCTGTGATGACCGGGCCATGCCACTACATCATGCCTGCCTTTGCCCTGGGTGCAAAAGGGTTTATCGCAACAGGGCCCGAGTTCACCGATCTTTTGCCGTCTGAGATGGCGGCGATCGGGACGCGCGCACCCGGCGACACGTATCGTCATGCCCACAAGCAACTTACCGTTCTCTACGAAATGCTGATGGGCACGGCGACTTGGCCTGCATCCTTCAAAGCCGCATTGAATCTGATCGGCCAACCTGCCGGGGTGCCGCGTGATCCGGTATTGCCAGCGACACAAACAGATATCGACAAGATCAAACGAACCTTTGATGATCTTGGGATCAGCTATTCATGA
- a CDS encoding 2Fe-2S iron-sulfur cluster-binding protein: MLLSYRGESVLAALTRAGFHHLRDAPEDAAPRGAFCCMGLCQECIVQVDGRQIESCRQLVTDGLSVTSLKRRSDV; this comes from the coding sequence ATGTTGCTTAGCTATCGGGGCGAATCTGTTCTGGCCGCACTCACCCGCGCGGGGTTTCACCACTTGCGCGATGCCCCAGAAGATGCCGCCCCACGCGGTGCATTTTGCTGCATGGGACTTTGCCAGGAATGTATCGTGCAGGTTGATGGTCGGCAGATTGAAAGCTGTCGGCAACTTGTGACAGACGGTCTGTCGGTGACATCTTTGAAACGACGATCTGATGTCTGA
- a CDS encoding NAD(P)/FAD-dependent oxidoreductase codes for MSDSYDIAVIGAGPAGANAAMTAARAGASVAVVDEQPKPGGQVWRAKSAAIVKAPATPETVLGDALRSDLAASDVTHLGDARVWQIERDSNGWVVYTLSLGKTIQIKAKALILATGAREYVQPIPGWTTPGVFGLAGATALFKQDLTLPGTNTVVSGTGPLVFFVASEIRRLGGQVAAIVTSNTRTDWARALPAMLQRPDLLWRGAVWVADLMLARVPIYWGHAATGVQGGPAVNVVTFQKLDKTGAPIGLTKKISADSLCLGNGLIPAIEAAQLAGASIEHRPELGGWVPKTQVDGTTDVPGLYVCGDGAGIRGAAAAEIQGELVGHAASVYVGKMSSSAPPGLKKAYARAARFGLAMTALNMPKPGYQVLTTPETILCRCESLTQATIVTEVASGAQSANAVKSGLRAGMGPCGGQFCQTAIARLIAQLDDGAEADVPLPIARPPLRPVPMAEIAGDFNYGDLPIPKPAPL; via the coding sequence ATGTCTGACAGCTACGACATTGCAGTGATTGGTGCCGGGCCCGCCGGAGCAAATGCCGCGATGACGGCGGCACGGGCTGGGGCCAGTGTCGCAGTTGTCGACGAACAACCAAAACCCGGCGGACAGGTGTGGCGTGCCAAAAGCGCGGCTATCGTGAAAGCCCCCGCAACCCCGGAAACTGTGCTCGGCGATGCCTTGCGGTCCGATCTGGCAGCAAGCGATGTCACCCATCTTGGCGATGCCCGCGTGTGGCAAATCGAACGCGATAGCAATGGGTGGGTTGTGTACACCCTGTCATTGGGCAAAACGATACAGATCAAAGCCAAAGCTCTGATACTTGCTACGGGCGCACGCGAATACGTGCAGCCCATCCCAGGCTGGACGACACCTGGGGTTTTTGGCCTTGCCGGAGCGACCGCCTTATTCAAGCAAGACCTAACTTTGCCAGGCACAAACACCGTTGTTTCAGGCACCGGACCTCTGGTGTTTTTTGTCGCCAGTGAAATCCGCCGCTTGGGCGGTCAGGTCGCGGCAATCGTGACATCAAATACCCGCACCGATTGGGCCCGGGCTTTGCCAGCAATGTTGCAGCGGCCTGATCTGCTATGGCGCGGTGCGGTTTGGGTTGCAGATTTGATGTTGGCGCGCGTGCCAATCTATTGGGGTCACGCCGCGACTGGGGTGCAGGGCGGCCCAGCCGTCAATGTCGTCACATTCCAAAAGCTGGATAAGACCGGTGCGCCAATAGGGCTTACAAAAAAGATATCAGCCGACAGCCTATGTCTGGGCAACGGGTTAATCCCAGCGATTGAGGCGGCACAGCTTGCGGGGGCTTCCATCGAACACCGACCAGAGCTGGGCGGCTGGGTGCCAAAAACACAAGTGGATGGCACAACAGATGTGCCTGGCCTTTATGTCTGCGGTGATGGTGCAGGTATTCGCGGTGCCGCCGCTGCCGAAATCCAAGGGGAACTGGTTGGACATGCCGCGTCCGTATATGTTGGCAAGATGTCCAGTTCCGCGCCACCGGGGTTGAAAAAAGCCTATGCACGCGCTGCGCGGTTTGGTTTGGCGATGACAGCGCTGAACATGCCAAAACCGGGGTATCAAGTACTGACCACACCTGAGACTATCTTGTGCCGGTGCGAAAGCCTGACCCAGGCAACTATTGTGACAGAGGTCGCTTCGGGGGCGCAATCAGCCAACGCAGTCAAATCCGGCTTGCGCGCGGGCATGGGCCCTTGTGGAGGCCAGTTCTGCCAAACCGCGATTGCACGGCTTATTGCGCAACTTGACGACGGGGCTGAGGCTGATGTGCCGCTGCCCATAGCCCGCCCGCCTCTACGGCCTGTGCCCATGGCCGAGATAGCGGGCGATTTCAACTACGGAGACTTGCCCATCCCAAAGCCCGCACCACTATGA
- a CDS encoding NAD(P)/FAD-dependent oxidoreductase, whose amino-acid sequence MTDLRDIAIIGGGIMGCSAALRLAEGGMQPIVLDQGDLGQGASGVNAGTLSLQIKRVKLMPYALRGHHEWEAMGNAVGFRKTGGYTLAFNDREEALLHERQTLKAEAGAPISFVSNNALRDAEPHLTHAVKAASYCPEDGYANASLTGQYYRGRLQDRGIDYRERSPVKAIELSKTGFALNTPSGTIHATRLLLAAGAWLKPVAAMLGVNLPVNARINTVSVTERMPPLTSHVIGHATGLLTMKQKANGTVLVGGGWQGRGTPQEGRGEVTAATVIPNLALGQFALPDLGRARVLRSWTGFEANVPDFYPLAGGLPGVEDAFVLGCVRGGYTIGPYIGKLMGDAILGREPELPLFDPGRDFSKETI is encoded by the coding sequence ATGACTGATCTTCGTGACATCGCGATCATCGGCGGCGGTATCATGGGATGCAGTGCGGCGCTGCGTCTGGCCGAGGGCGGCATGCAACCTATCGTGCTGGATCAGGGTGATCTGGGGCAAGGCGCGTCAGGGGTGAATGCCGGGACGCTGTCCTTGCAGATCAAGCGCGTGAAACTGATGCCCTATGCCCTGCGCGGTCACCATGAATGGGAGGCGATGGGCAACGCGGTCGGGTTTCGCAAAACCGGCGGCTACACACTGGCGTTCAACGACCGCGAAGAAGCATTGCTGCATGAGCGCCAAACGCTGAAGGCCGAGGCTGGTGCGCCGATCAGCTTTGTGTCCAACAATGCACTTCGGGACGCCGAACCACACCTGACCCATGCGGTGAAAGCGGCAAGCTACTGTCCCGAAGACGGCTATGCCAACGCATCGCTGACCGGGCAGTATTATCGAGGCCGATTGCAGGATCGAGGCATCGACTATCGCGAGCGCTCGCCCGTCAAAGCAATTGAGCTAAGCAAAACAGGCTTTGCGCTGAACACGCCAAGCGGCACAATCCATGCCACCCGCCTGTTGCTTGCTGCTGGGGCATGGTTGAAACCTGTTGCGGCGATGTTGGGCGTAAACCTGCCAGTCAATGCGCGGATCAACACTGTGTCCGTCACGGAACGCATGCCGCCGCTGACGTCACATGTGATTGGTCATGCCACTGGCCTTTTGACAATGAAGCAAAAGGCCAACGGCACGGTTCTTGTCGGTGGTGGCTGGCAAGGTCGCGGTACACCGCAAGAAGGGCGCGGCGAAGTGACGGCTGCGACCGTCATACCAAATCTAGCCCTTGGGCAGTTCGCCTTGCCTGATTTGGGCCGTGCGCGTGTGCTGCGCAGTTGGACGGGTTTTGAGGCCAACGTGCCCGACTTCTACCCGCTCGCTGGCGGCTTGCCGGGTGTCGAAGATGCATTTGTCCTTGGCTGCGTGCGCGGCGGCTACACCATTGGTCCATACATCGGGAAACTGATGGGGGACGCCATTCTGGGGCGCGAGCCCGAACTGCCCTTGTTCGATCCGGGGCGCGATTTCAGTAAGGAAACGATATGA
- a CDS encoding SDR family NAD(P)-dependent oxidoreductase codes for MSLISTDTCRLDGKLAIITGGGSGIGEASARIFADAGAKVVVTGRRIEPLQRVANAVGGHAIACDVSNQADVQKMFADAIQITGRVDVLLNNAGGPGPIAPVADVDMSDWISCMNINLVGAMYCLQEAAKIMSAQKSGSIINMSSLMGIQGYPMRSAYTASKFALIGITETLARELGPVNVRVNALMPGAVSGENMDRILKRRSEAEGRPVGDIERENYTDVAALKRWVTPEEVGRAALYYASDLSSAITGDKMKVDCGRF; via the coding sequence ATGAGCCTGATCTCTACAGACACCTGCCGCCTGGACGGCAAACTCGCCATCATCACCGGCGGGGGTAGCGGCATTGGCGAAGCATCCGCGCGCATATTTGCAGACGCAGGGGCAAAGGTTGTAGTGACAGGGCGCCGGATTGAGCCACTTCAACGCGTCGCCAACGCGGTGGGCGGCCACGCCATTGCCTGCGATGTCTCGAACCAAGCAGATGTCCAAAAAATGTTTGCCGACGCGATACAAATCACCGGCAGAGTTGATGTCCTGCTGAACAATGCAGGTGGCCCAGGCCCGATCGCACCTGTCGCCGACGTCGATATGTCCGACTGGATTAGCTGTATGAACATTAATCTGGTAGGCGCAATGTACTGCCTGCAAGAAGCCGCCAAGATTATGAGCGCCCAAAAATCCGGCTCAATCATCAATATGTCCTCACTGATGGGCATTCAGGGCTATCCGATGCGGTCGGCTTACACAGCATCCAAGTTCGCGTTGATTGGGATTACAGAGACACTGGCCCGTGAACTTGGCCCCGTGAACGTACGCGTCAACGCGCTGATGCCCGGTGCAGTATCAGGAGAAAACATGGACCGCATCCTCAAGAGGCGCTCAGAGGCCGAAGGCCGCCCTGTCGGCGATATCGAACGCGAAAACTATACCGACGTTGCCGCCCTGAAGCGTTGGGTTACCCCCGAAGAAGTCGGCCGCGCAGCGCTTTACTATGCCAGTGATCTGTCGTCAGCGATCACCGGCGACAAGATGAAAGTCGATTGCGGCAGGTTCTAG
- a CDS encoding EVE domain-containing protein: protein MAYWLFKSEPDVWGWDAQVAKGEAGEEWDGVRNYQARNNMRAMKLGEKGFFYHSRTGLEVVGIVEVCAEAHPDSTTDDDRWECVDVKAVRPFTKPVTLETIKADPRLADMVLVNNSRLSVQPVSDEEWALVCALGETTA, encoded by the coding sequence ATGGCCTACTGGTTGTTCAAATCAGAACCCGATGTCTGGGGCTGGGACGCGCAGGTTGCCAAAGGCGAGGCAGGCGAAGAATGGGACGGTGTACGCAACTATCAGGCGCGCAACAACATGCGCGCGATGAAACTGGGCGAGAAGGGGTTTTTCTACCACTCGCGCACCGGGCTTGAAGTGGTTGGTATCGTTGAAGTCTGTGCCGAGGCGCATCCTGACAGCACAACCGATGATGACCGCTGGGAGTGTGTAGATGTAAAGGCCGTGCGGCCTTTCACGAAACCGGTCACGCTGGAAACCATCAAGGCCGACCCCCGCCTTGCCGATATGGTTCTGGTCAACAACTCGCGCCTTTCTGTGCAACCGGTCAGCGACGAGGAATGGGCGCTCGTTTGCGCTTTGGGTGAAACGACAGCTTAG
- a CDS encoding YciI family protein: MRFALMTKDKPGALQTRMDNRDAHLAYIADTGVVEMAGPVLDDGGQMCGSLIVLEVDDLAAAQAWADNDPYAKAGLFADVTLRAWKKVIG, from the coding sequence ATGCGCTTTGCCCTGATGACGAAAGACAAACCCGGCGCGCTGCAGACGCGGATGGACAACCGCGACGCGCATCTGGCCTATATTGCCGATACCGGCGTGGTCGAGATGGCAGGCCCCGTGCTGGATGATGGTGGGCAGATGTGTGGTTCGTTGATCGTGCTGGAGGTCGATGACCTGGCCGCGGCGCAGGCATGGGCCGATAATGACCCTTACGCCAAGGCAGGCCTGTTTGCGGACGTAACCCTGCGCGCGTGGAAAAAGGTGATTGGCTGA
- a CDS encoding NAD(P)H-dependent glycerol-3-phosphate dehydrogenase, whose protein sequence is MKIGIAGGGAFGTALAVALALDGNQIQLWARSASAVAEMQRTRSNPKLPGVDLSQNINISAALDPLFACDTVLLAIPAQTLPAFLTTHMDRLDGKNLVACCKGIDLKRMTGPASTIRDLVPGAVPAMLTGPSFAADIARGLPTALTLACADDEMGAILQTALSTTSLRIYRTTDTVGAELGGALKNVMAIASGIAIGARLGESARAALITRGFPEMQRLALALGAQTDTLSGLSGFGDLVLTCTSEGSRNYRYGLALGTGAEFDQNTTVEGAATARAVRQLADELDIDMPICTVVADLTDNKTDVTTALNTLLSRPLKEE, encoded by the coding sequence ATGAAAATCGGGATTGCAGGTGGGGGTGCTTTTGGTACCGCATTGGCGGTCGCGCTTGCCTTGGATGGTAATCAAATTCAGCTTTGGGCGCGCAGCGCATCAGCGGTGGCCGAGATGCAAAGAACCCGCAGCAATCCGAAATTGCCGGGCGTTGATCTCTCACAGAATATCAACATCTCGGCAGCGTTAGACCCGCTTTTTGCCTGTGATACGGTATTGCTGGCCATTCCGGCGCAAACGCTGCCTGCGTTCCTGACGACGCATATGGACAGGCTGGATGGCAAGAATCTTGTGGCCTGTTGCAAGGGTATTGATCTTAAGCGCATGACGGGTCCTGCCAGCACGATCCGCGATCTGGTGCCGGGGGCTGTGCCTGCGATGCTGACGGGCCCCAGCTTTGCCGCTGATATCGCGCGGGGCCTGCCGACCGCGCTGACGCTGGCCTGCGCGGACGATGAAATGGGCGCGATCCTGCAAACGGCCCTTTCGACCACCAGCCTGCGGATTTATCGCACAACAGATACTGTCGGGGCAGAACTGGGTGGCGCATTGAAGAATGTTATGGCGATTGCCTCGGGTATCGCCATTGGCGCGCGCTTGGGCGAAAGCGCGCGTGCGGCGCTTATCACGCGTGGATTTCCAGAGATGCAGCGCCTAGCGCTGGCTTTGGGTGCGCAAACGGACACGTTGTCTGGGCTGTCGGGTTTTGGCGATCTGGTGCTGACCTGCACCTCGGAAGGATCGCGCAACTATCGTTATGGTCTGGCGTTGGGCACGGGTGCGGAATTTGATCAAAACACGACAGTCGAAGGCGCCGCGACCGCCCGCGCTGTACGACAGTTGGCCGATGAACTGGACATTGATATGCCCATTTGTACTGTGGTCGCTGATCTGACCGACAATAAAACCGACGTGACAACGGCACTGAACACGCTGCTGTCCCGTCCGCTAAAGGAAGAATAA